A single window of Paenibacillus sp. FSL H8-0537 DNA harbors:
- a CDS encoding TylF/MycF family methyltransferase: MSNNTPKEMYLEMLKKAILFEIWLEHEPGATKENRFQGLDWPLIAHSMIGRIRMNHLHQLMNAVISNNIEGDFIETGVWRGGTCIFMRGFLKVHGITNRKVIVADSFEGLPKPEARCPIDETSKFHEQDFLRVSLPEVVRNFQKYDLYDDGIIFLKGWFKDTLPAAPTNKIAIARLDGDMYSSTMDALTHLYPKVTIGGFIVIDDYSIGYCSAAVTDFRNAYHITDPLITIDSTGVYWKKTK; encoded by the coding sequence ATGAGCAATAATACACCAAAAGAGATGTATTTGGAAATGTTGAAAAAAGCAATATTATTTGAAATTTGGCTGGAGCATGAGCCTGGCGCTACGAAGGAAAATCGCTTTCAAGGCCTCGATTGGCCACTCATAGCACATAGTATGATCGGGCGTATCCGCATGAATCATCTGCATCAGCTTATGAATGCTGTCATTAGCAACAATATCGAGGGTGATTTCATTGAAACAGGCGTATGGCGCGGCGGAACATGTATTTTTATGCGCGGCTTTCTAAAAGTACATGGCATAACGAACCGGAAAGTCATCGTCGCCGATTCCTTTGAAGGACTGCCAAAGCCGGAGGCCCGCTGTCCGATCGACGAAACCTCGAAATTTCACGAACAGGACTTTTTGCGCGTTTCCCTGCCTGAGGTCGTCAGAAATTTTCAAAAATACGATTTGTATGACGATGGCATTATCTTTCTTAAAGGCTGGTTCAAGGATACGCTGCCAGCGGCGCCAACGAATAAAATAGCAATAGCGCGCCTCGATGGCGACATGTATTCCTCGACGATGGATGCGCTGACCCATCTGTATCCCAAAGTAACCATCGGCGGCTTTATCGTTATTGACGATTATTCCATTGGCTATTGCTCCGCAGCTGTAACCGATTTCCGCAACGCCTATCATATTACCGATCCGCTCATCACGATAGATTCAACAGGCGTGTATTGGAAAAAAACAAAATAG
- the purT gene encoding formate-dependent phosphoribosylglycinamide formyltransferase: MYGSPLSGASRKLMLLGSGELGKEVALEAQRLGVETIAVDRYENAPAMQVAHRSYVTDMLDGAALRRIIEEERPDYIVPEIEAIATETLLELEQEGFRVIPTARAAWLTMDREGIRRLAAEQLGLPTAAYRFADSLEELREAAAALGFPCVIKPIMSSSGKGQSVCRSEAEIEACWSYAMEGGRAKKQRIIVEGFITFESEITLLTIRSVSGTSFCAPIGHVQKDGDYIESWQPHAMSTEQIEQAEEIARKVTEELGGYGLYGVELFLTQGGVLFSEVSPRPHDTGMVTMVTQDLSEFALHVRAVLGFPIPTIRLLSPGASHTLKADRESSEFRIGGVKEALALPHTQVRVFGKPETKVGRRMAVALSTAADVEQARETARQAAELLHITYGE; this comes from the coding sequence ATGTATGGATCACCATTGTCCGGAGCTTCGCGCAAGCTTATGCTGCTGGGATCAGGAGAGCTTGGCAAGGAGGTAGCGCTCGAAGCGCAGCGGCTCGGCGTTGAGACGATTGCGGTGGATCGCTATGAGAACGCGCCGGCGATGCAGGTTGCTCATCGCTCTTATGTGACTGATATGCTGGATGGTGCAGCACTTAGACGTATCATTGAAGAGGAGCGCCCAGACTATATCGTGCCGGAAATTGAAGCGATTGCAACCGAAACGCTGCTGGAGCTTGAACAGGAGGGCTTCCGCGTCATTCCAACGGCCCGCGCTGCGTGGCTGACGATGGACCGGGAAGGCATTCGCCGCCTCGCTGCCGAGCAGCTTGGCCTGCCGACGGCCGCCTACCGTTTTGCCGATTCGCTGGAGGAGCTGCGTGAAGCGGCAGCAGCGCTAGGTTTCCCATGTGTCATTAAGCCGATCATGAGCTCATCTGGCAAAGGGCAAAGCGTCTGCCGCAGCGAGGCGGAAATTGAAGCCTGCTGGAGCTACGCCATGGAAGGCGGTCGCGCAAAGAAGCAGCGGATTATCGTTGAAGGCTTTATTACGTTTGAATCGGAAATTACGCTGCTTACGATCCGCTCTGTATCAGGCACAAGCTTCTGTGCGCCTATTGGTCATGTGCAGAAGGATGGCGATTACATCGAATCATGGCAGCCGCATGCGATGAGCACCGAGCAAATCGAGCAGGCGGAGGAAATTGCCCGCAAAGTGACCGAAGAGCTGGGCGGCTACGGCCTCTATGGCGTCGAATTGTTCCTTACGCAGGGTGGTGTGCTGTTTAGCGAGGTTTCTCCACGTCCGCATGATACGGGCATGGTTACGATGGTGACGCAGGATTTGTCTGAGTTTGCGCTGCATGTTCGCGCTGTATTGGGCTTTCCGATTCCAACGATCAGATTGCTGTCGCCAGGTGCTTCACACACGCTCAAAGCGGATCGCGAAAGCAGCGAGTTCCGTATTGGCGGTGTGAAGGAAGCGCTGGCGCTGCCGCATACACAGGTGCGTGTATTTGGCAAGCCAGAGACGAAGGTTGGGCGCCGGATGGCTGTTGCGCTCAGCACGGCTGCAGATGTGGAGCAAGCACGGGAAACGGCGCGGCAAGCGGCGGAGCTGCTGCACATCACATACGGAGAATAA
- a CDS encoding GDSL-type esterase/lipase family protein, translating to MRSSKRLGILIGSCSLLITILMLVGIGYSIKDQLFPSVSAQPQGTALPGQTPEKNQLRIVAIGDSLTKGVGDSTGEGYVKQVVDSLAADPDKQAELVNNLGISGLRADQLAGNLKTDKGIAYALQQANVILLTIGGNDLFQSLQGAGDSNTSAGAEQSMSLELVEKGLEEGLKRLDDVLSELHRINPDARVIYMGLYNPFFDVEELRDGSLQVQKWNERAYEMLHGYSNMTMVPTFDLFEERIGSYLSSDHFHPNHEGYKQIAQRFVQAL from the coding sequence ATGCGTTCATCCAAAAGATTAGGCATTTTAATTGGCAGCTGCTCCCTGTTAATCACGATATTAATGCTTGTAGGCATTGGTTATTCGATTAAGGATCAGTTGTTTCCCTCTGTTTCGGCACAGCCGCAGGGTACGGCGCTACCAGGCCAGACGCCTGAGAAAAATCAGCTTCGCATTGTAGCGATTGGCGATTCTTTGACCAAGGGTGTTGGTGATTCTACAGGCGAGGGTTATGTCAAGCAGGTCGTAGACAGCTTGGCTGCTGATCCGGACAAGCAGGCGGAGCTCGTCAACAATTTGGGCATTAGCGGCCTGAGAGCCGACCAGCTTGCAGGAAATTTAAAGACGGATAAGGGCATCGCTTATGCGCTTCAGCAGGCCAATGTCATTTTGCTGACGATTGGCGGGAATGACCTGTTTCAATCGCTGCAGGGTGCTGGGGATTCCAATACTTCTGCTGGAGCTGAACAAAGCATGTCGCTCGAGCTGGTAGAGAAAGGGCTTGAGGAGGGCTTGAAGCGGCTGGATGATGTTCTGTCGGAGCTGCACCGGATTAATCCGGACGCCCGCGTCATTTATATGGGCCTCTATAATCCGTTTTTTGATGTAGAAGAGCTGCGGGATGGCAGCTTGCAGGTACAGAAGTGGAATGAAAGAGCTTATGAAATGCTGCATGGATATTCGAATATGACGATGGTACCGACATTCGATTTATTTGAGGAACGGATTGGCAGCTACTTGTCCTCAGACCATTTTCACCCGAATCATGAAGGTTACAAACAAATTGCGCAGCGGTTCGTGCAGGCGTTGTAG
- a CDS encoding ABC transporter ATP-binding protein: MDVFRQLKRFYWVERKFLLTSIVCLMFATALGLVYPNLLRILIDDVIKEEQYGKVPALALTVVGVVTLKGLMQFLHGFFGGRIGNRVAFRLRNACYDKLQSLSFQYYDKAKTGDLMSRLTADLEAIRNFIGFGFAQILNVVLMVVFGGAMMLSIHWQLTLITLVTIPLLVFTALRFERRIHPAFQEMRRALSSLTTAVQENITGVRTVKSFAREPHEVNKFSVKNEAYQTNQIGAAKIWAHYFPIMELCANISAVILLLAGGMLVIRGELKLGELVAFFSLTWYIIGPMWGIGFHINNYTQSKASGERVLNLLNEHVHVKNLEHAIVLDDQLVKGHVRFNNVTFHYPDKAPALTNISIDAPAGSVIGFLGATGSGKSTVIQLLMRAYNVKEGSITLDGMDIRDIDVFSLRKQMAPVFQETFLFSASIRTNLAYGMQDVTDEQIERAAKLAKAHDFILEMPEGYDTIVGERGMGLSGGQKQRIAIARALIKNPHILILDDATSAVDMETEHEIQAGFKELMAGRTTFIIAHRISSLRHADEIIVLDQGVVVQRGTHQQLLAQPGPYRDTYKIQYADFPLEELEQAGAQWKEGAL; the protein is encoded by the coding sequence TTGGACGTCTTTAGGCAACTCAAACGATTTTACTGGGTCGAACGAAAATTCCTTCTGACCTCCATCGTCTGCCTGATGTTTGCGACAGCGCTCGGACTCGTATATCCGAATTTGCTTCGCATCTTAATCGACGATGTCATTAAAGAAGAGCAGTATGGCAAGGTGCCAGCGTTAGCGCTAACCGTTGTGGGGGTTGTGACGTTAAAGGGATTAATGCAATTTTTACATGGTTTTTTTGGGGGAAGGATCGGCAACCGAGTAGCTTTTAGGCTTCGCAATGCTTGTTATGACAAGTTGCAATCGTTATCTTTTCAATATTATGACAAAGCGAAAACAGGCGATCTCATGTCGCGCTTGACCGCGGATTTGGAAGCGATTCGCAACTTTATCGGCTTTGGCTTCGCCCAAATTTTGAACGTGGTGCTGATGGTCGTGTTCGGCGGAGCGATGATGCTGTCCATCCACTGGCAGCTGACGTTAATTACGTTGGTTACGATCCCGCTGCTGGTGTTTACAGCTTTGCGCTTCGAGCGCAGAATCCACCCGGCCTTTCAGGAAATGCGCCGCGCGCTCAGCAGCCTGACGACGGCCGTTCAAGAAAACATTACGGGTGTTCGCACGGTGAAATCCTTTGCCCGCGAGCCGCATGAAGTGAACAAATTTTCAGTGAAAAACGAAGCTTATCAGACGAACCAGATCGGTGCAGCGAAAATCTGGGCGCATTATTTCCCTATTATGGAATTATGCGCCAACATAAGCGCAGTCATTCTGCTTCTAGCAGGTGGAATGCTCGTCATTAGAGGAGAGCTCAAGCTTGGCGAGCTAGTTGCCTTTTTCAGCTTAACTTGGTACATTATCGGCCCGATGTGGGGCATTGGGTTCCATATTAACAACTATACGCAATCCAAAGCTTCCGGCGAGCGGGTGCTGAACCTGCTGAACGAGCATGTCCATGTGAAAAACCTTGAGCATGCTATTGTGCTGGACGATCAGTTGGTTAAAGGGCATGTCCGTTTCAACAATGTAACCTTTCATTATCCAGATAAGGCTCCGGCATTAACGAATATCTCGATTGATGCGCCGGCAGGCTCGGTAATTGGTTTTCTGGGAGCTACAGGCTCTGGAAAATCTACGGTTATCCAGCTTCTCATGCGCGCCTACAATGTGAAAGAGGGCAGCATTACGCTTGATGGCATGGATATTCGGGACATTGACGTGTTCAGCCTCCGCAAACAGATGGCTCCTGTTTTTCAGGAAACGTTCCTGTTCTCCGCGTCCATTCGCACGAATCTGGCTTACGGCATGCAGGACGTAACGGATGAGCAGATTGAACGCGCTGCGAAGCTGGCGAAGGCCCATGATTTTATTTTGGAAATGCCGGAAGGCTATGACACCATTGTCGGTGAAAGAGGAATGGGTCTGTCTGGCGGACAGAAGCAGCGGATCGCGATTGCCCGCGCTCTTATTAAAAATCCGCATATTCTCATTCTTGATGATGCGACGAGCGCTGTAGATATGGAAACGGAGCATGAAATTCAGGCTGGCTTCAAGGAGCTCATGGCGGGCCGCACGACCTTCATTATTGCCCACCGTATTTCCTCGCTGCGCCATGCAGATGAAATTATCGTTTTGGATCAAGGCGTTGTCGTGCAGCGTGGCACGCATCAGCAATTGCTCGCGCAGCCTGGCCCTTATCGCGATACTTACAAAATTCAATACGCCGACTTTCCGCTCGAAGAGCTCGAGCAGGCGGGCGCGCAGTGGAAGGAGGGGGCGCTCTGA
- a CDS encoding ABC transporter ATP-binding protein produces MSSTSGTDKYDKKERFIYKDDDAIERPFNWAQVGRLFVYMKPYKRQLIPAIFMMIIGTLTRLATPALVILAIDEAIQPAEGEASLPKLYLYAGLMLLLYVVQWAANSYRIKYTNIIGQKVIYDLRQDLFKHIQKLSFRFFDKRPAGSVLVRVTNDVNALQDLFTNGVVNLLMDCVQLLGIVVILLIWNFKLGLAIMVTVPLMFIVSTALRKRIRFAWQDVRMKQSRINAHLNESIQGMKVTQAYVQEKDNMRFFDYMNTVNVKSWNKASALNQTFGPVIEITSALGTFILFWYGAHLIQQGAITIGLLVGFANYIGNFWDPINRLGQMYSQLLIAMASSERIFEFIDEEPNVGEKNAAKALPNIRGDVVFDNIIFEYEKGRQALKGISLEAKAGQSIALVGHTGSGKSTIINLLCRFYDPVSGSVKIDGKDIRDVTIESLRSQVGIVMQDTFIFSGTIRDNIRYGRLDASDADIVEAAKAVHAHDFIMNLPDGYDTEVEERGNILSMGQRQLLSFARALLANPRILILDEATASIDTDTELKIQEALKTLLAGRTSFMIAHRLSTIRNADEIIVLDHGRIVEQGKHETLIAKKGIYNGLIEAQYRFLSA; encoded by the coding sequence ATGAGCAGCACATCCGGCACGGATAAATACGATAAAAAAGAACGTTTTATTTACAAAGATGATGATGCGATCGAGAGGCCGTTTAACTGGGCGCAGGTGGGTAGATTGTTCGTTTATATGAAGCCTTATAAGCGCCAGCTGATCCCGGCCATCTTCATGATGATTATTGGCACACTGACGCGGCTCGCGACTCCCGCACTCGTCATCCTCGCGATTGACGAGGCCATCCAGCCGGCTGAAGGGGAGGCAAGCTTGCCAAAGCTTTACCTTTATGCCGGCCTTATGCTGCTGTTGTATGTCGTTCAATGGGCTGCCAACAGCTACCGGATCAAATATACGAATATTATTGGTCAAAAGGTCATTTATGACCTACGGCAGGATCTATTCAAGCATATCCAGAAGCTTAGCTTCCGCTTCTTCGACAAGCGTCCGGCAGGCTCCGTGCTTGTACGGGTTACGAATGACGTTAACGCCCTTCAGGACTTGTTTACGAACGGTGTTGTCAACCTGCTGATGGACTGCGTTCAGCTGCTCGGGATCGTTGTCATTTTGCTGATCTGGAATTTCAAGCTGGGGCTTGCGATCATGGTGACGGTGCCGCTGATGTTTATCGTTTCGACTGCGCTGCGCAAACGGATCCGCTTTGCTTGGCAGGATGTTAGGATGAAGCAATCGCGGATTAATGCCCACTTAAACGAAAGCATCCAGGGGATGAAAGTAACGCAAGCTTACGTCCAGGAAAAAGACAATATGCGTTTCTTCGACTACATGAATACGGTAAATGTGAAATCATGGAATAAGGCATCGGCGCTCAACCAAACATTCGGTCCGGTCATTGAAATCACCTCAGCGCTCGGTACATTTATTTTGTTCTGGTACGGTGCTCATCTGATTCAGCAAGGCGCGATTACAATCGGCTTGCTTGTCGGCTTCGCCAACTATATCGGCAACTTCTGGGACCCGATTAATCGGCTCGGCCAAATGTACTCACAGCTTCTGATTGCGATGGCATCCTCCGAGCGGATTTTTGAATTTATCGATGAGGAGCCAAATGTAGGCGAGAAGAACGCAGCGAAGGCGCTGCCGAATATTCGCGGCGACGTTGTGTTTGACAACATTATTTTTGAATATGAAAAAGGGCGCCAAGCACTCAAGGGCATTAGCCTGGAGGCTAAGGCTGGCCAATCAATCGCTCTCGTTGGGCATACCGGCTCCGGCAAAAGCACAATCATCAACCTGCTTTGCCGTTTCTATGATCCTGTAAGCGGCAGCGTGAAGATTGACGGGAAGGATATTCGCGATGTCACAATCGAAAGCTTGCGCTCCCAGGTCGGCATCGTTATGCAGGACACGTTCATATTTTCGGGCACGATTCGCGACAATATTCGTTACGGCAGACTGGATGCATCGGATGCGGATATTGTGGAAGCGGCTAAAGCGGTGCATGCCCATGACTTCATTATGAATTTGCCGGATGGATATGATACGGAAGTAGAGGAGCGCGGCAACATATTGTCGATGGGCCAGCGCCAGCTGCTTTCCTTTGCCAGAGCGTTGCTTGCGAATCCGCGCATTCTCATTCTCGATGAAGCGACAGCAAGCATTGATACCGATACGGAGCTGAAAATCCAGGAGGCGCTTAAGACGCTGCTTGCTGGACGGACATCCTTCATGATCGCCCATCGCCTGTCAACGATTCGCAATGCCGATGAAATTATCGTGCTGGATCACGGCCGCATCGTCGAGCAGGGCAAGCACGAAACGCTAATTGCCAAAAAGGGCATATACAATGGGCTGATTGAAGCCCAATATCGTTTCTTGTCAGCTTAA
- a CDS encoding ABC transporter ATP-binding protein has protein sequence MEQSNLVLQVTNLSKKIRGKQIIHDVSFEVRAGEIFGFLGPNGSGKTTTIRMLVDLIKPTSGQIRICGHDVQKQPEQALRHIGSIVENPEMYGFMTGWDNLQYFANMLDDVDEARISEVVEIVSLTERIHEKVKTYSLGMKQRLGIAQALLGRPKLLILDEPTNGLDPLGIKELRAFVRMLAGEGISLFISSHLLSEIQLMCDRVAIIDKGRVLAVGSVDELVQQAGTYVLWQLEPREQGIALLLQGGKAAIVSEEEHRIDESVLASMPGAVVTTMPLEDIAGTVSRLVAAGISVEGVHKAAPTLEELFLNMTEGKSLA, from the coding sequence ATGGAACAGTCAAATTTAGTGCTGCAAGTGACAAATCTAAGCAAAAAAATTCGCGGCAAGCAAATTATTCACGATGTCAGCTTTGAGGTGCGGGCGGGTGAAATTTTTGGGTTCCTTGGACCCAATGGCTCTGGCAAAACGACGACGATCCGCATGCTGGTCGATCTGATTAAGCCGACCTCTGGGCAAATACGGATTTGCGGGCATGATGTGCAAAAACAGCCGGAGCAGGCGCTTCGCCATATCGGGAGCATTGTGGAAAACCCTGAAATGTATGGATTTATGACGGGCTGGGACAATTTGCAGTATTTTGCCAATATGCTTGATGATGTGGATGAGGCGAGAATTAGCGAGGTTGTCGAAATCGTCAGTCTGACAGAGCGTATTCATGAAAAAGTCAAAACGTATTCGCTCGGCATGAAGCAGCGTTTAGGCATTGCCCAAGCGTTGCTCGGACGTCCGAAGCTGCTTATACTTGATGAACCGACGAATGGGCTTGATCCTCTGGGCATCAAGGAGCTGAGGGCTTTTGTACGAATGCTTGCTGGAGAAGGCATCAGCCTGTTCATTTCAAGCCATTTGCTCAGTGAAATTCAACTGATGTGCGATAGAGTGGCCATTATTGACAAAGGCAGAGTGCTTGCCGTAGGCTCGGTGGATGAGCTGGTGCAGCAGGCTGGAACGTATGTATTATGGCAGCTGGAGCCTCGGGAGCAGGGTATTGCTTTGCTGCTGCAAGGCGGCAAGGCGGCAATCGTCTCGGAAGAGGAGCACCGTATTGATGAAAGCGTGCTTGCCAGCATGCCGGGGGCAGTGGTCACAACGATGCCGCTGGAGGATATTGCAGGTACCGTGAGCCGGCTGGTGGCAGCAGGCATTAGCGTAGAAGGGGTGCACAAAGCCGCTCCTACACTGGAAGAATTGTTTTTGAACATGACGGAGGGGAAAAGCCTTGCATAA